The following coding sequences are from one Methanobrevibacter olleyae window:
- a CDS encoding translation initiation factor IF-2 subunit beta: protein MEDYENLLNRAIDQLPPEVFETKRFEPVKAYSVIQGNRTFIQNFKDVADSLNRDPQHVLKYLLRELGTAGNLEGVRAILQGKFNHFLINERIDEYIEKYVICQECNRPDTSIIREDRIFILKCAACGAKAPLKPL from the coding sequence ATGGAAGATTATGAAAATTTATTAAACAGAGCTATCGATCAATTACCACCTGAGGTATTTGAGACAAAAAGATTTGAACCTGTAAAGGCATACTCTGTTATTCAAGGAAACAGAACATTTATTCAAAATTTCAAAGATGTAGCAGACTCCTTAAATAGAGACCCTCAACATGTATTAAAATACTTATTAAGAGAATTAGGTACTGCAGGTAACTTAGAAGGAGTAAGAGCAATTTTACAAGGTAAATTTAATCATTTTTTAATCAATGAAAGAATTGATGAATATATCGAAAAATATGTTATCTGTCAGGAATGTAACAGACCGGATACTAGTATCATAAGAGAAGATAGAATATTTATCTTAAAATGTGCAGCATGCGGTGCAAAAGCTCCCCTTAAACCATTATAA
- the mcm gene encoding minichromosome maintenance protein MCM, translating into MNSTNKTKTSLAKFEEFFSTIYKDDVFEILEKYPDERSLKVNYEDLEMFDPDLADLLIEKPDEVIAASQKAIKNIDPLMKDAELNIRFENLTNNVPLSDLLSKYIGNFVSADGIVRKTDEIRPRIETGVFECRGCMRLHEVEQTSGNHIMEPSLCSECGGRSFRLLQEESKYIDTQSARMQEPLENLSGGTEPKQMLMVLEDDLVDELNPGDKVRITGTLKTFREERSGKFKNYIYVNHIEALEQEFEELQLSEEDEAKILELSKDPHIHDKIINSTAPSIKGYREVKEAIALQLFGGAVKELEDQTRLRGDIHILIVGDPGIGKSQILKYVSKLAPRSVYTSGKGTSGAGLTAAAVRDELGGWSLEAGALVLGDQGNVCVDELDKMRSEDRSALHEALEQQTVSIAKAGIMATLNTRCSVLAAANPKFGRFDRYKTVADQIDLPSPILSRFDLTFVIEDRPNVEKDRALAQHILRIHQSSNVDYEIEPELLRKYIAYARKNINPVLTDEATKVLEEFYVSVRSGGVEEDTPVPITARQLEAIIRLAEASAKLQLKDKVEASDAHRAITLQRKCLEKVGLDPETGKIDIDKVEGRTPTSDRDRINKVMLEIGALEEEFDKVPINVLKEHLAENYDMSEEKVDSILKQLKSKGLIYEPRNGLVKRLEN; encoded by the coding sequence ATGAATTCCACTAACAAAACAAAAACATCACTTGCTAAATTTGAAGAATTCTTCTCAACAATTTACAAAGATGATGTATTTGAAATTCTAGAAAAATATCCTGATGAAAGGTCGCTTAAAGTCAATTATGAAGACTTAGAGATGTTTGATCCTGATTTGGCAGATTTATTAATCGAAAAACCAGATGAGGTTATTGCAGCTTCACAAAAGGCTATTAAAAACATTGACCCATTAATGAAAGATGCTGAATTAAACATCAGATTTGAAAATCTCACAAACAATGTCCCATTAAGTGATTTATTAAGTAAATACATAGGTAACTTTGTATCTGCTGATGGAATTGTGAGAAAAACTGATGAGATTCGCCCAAGGATTGAAACTGGAGTATTTGAATGTAGAGGTTGTATGAGATTACATGAAGTAGAACAAACCTCTGGAAATCATATTATGGAACCTTCACTATGTAGTGAATGTGGAGGAAGGTCTTTTAGATTACTTCAAGAGGAATCTAAATATATTGATACACAAAGTGCAAGAATGCAAGAACCTTTAGAAAATTTATCTGGAGGAACTGAACCAAAACAAATGCTTATGGTTTTAGAAGATGATTTAGTAGATGAATTAAATCCTGGTGATAAGGTTAGAATCACAGGAACATTAAAAACATTTAGAGAAGAAAGAAGTGGAAAATTCAAAAATTACATCTATGTAAATCACATTGAAGCTCTTGAACAAGAATTTGAAGAATTGCAGCTTAGTGAAGAAGATGAGGCAAAAATCTTAGAATTATCTAAAGACCCTCATATACACGATAAAATTATCAATTCAACTGCACCATCAATTAAAGGTTATAGGGAAGTAAAGGAAGCTATTGCACTACAACTTTTCGGAGGAGCAGTTAAGGAACTAGAAGATCAAACTCGTTTAAGAGGAGATATTCATATCCTAATTGTTGGAGACCCAGGTATTGGTAAATCCCAAATACTTAAATATGTTTCTAAATTAGCTCCAAGAAGTGTTTACACCAGTGGTAAAGGTACATCTGGTGCAGGTTTAACTGCAGCGGCAGTTAGGGATGAACTTGGAGGTTGGTCTCTTGAAGCAGGTGCATTAGTACTTGGGGACCAAGGTAATGTATGTGTTGATGAATTGGATAAAATGCGCTCAGAAGATAGATCTGCACTTCACGAAGCTTTAGAACAGCAAACTGTAAGTATTGCTAAAGCTGGAATTATGGCAACATTAAATACCAGATGTTCTGTTCTTGCAGCAGCAAACCCTAAATTTGGTAGATTTGACAGATATAAAACTGTAGCAGACCAAATTGACTTACCTTCACCTATACTTTCTCGTTTTGATTTAACATTTGTAATTGAAGATAGGCCAAATGTAGAAAAAGATAGGGCTTTAGCTCAGCATATTCTTAGAATACACCAATCTTCAAATGTAGATTATGAAATAGAACCAGAATTACTTAGAAAATATATTGCTTATGCACGTAAGAATATTAATCCTGTTCTAACTGATGAAGCTACTAAGGTTTTAGAAGAGTTTTATGTTTCTGTAAGAAGTGGTGGAGTAGAAGAAGATACCCCTGTACCAATTACAGCAAGACAATTAGAAGCAATTATTCGTTTAGCTGAAGCTAGTGCAAAGCTTCAATTAAAAGATAAAGTAGAAGCTTCTGATGCACATAGAGCTATTACTTTACAAAGAAAATGTTTAGAAAAAGTTGGATTAGATCCAGAAACCGGTAAAATAGACATCGATAAAGTAGAAGGAAGAACTCCAACATCAGACAGAGATAGAATTAATAAAGTTATGTTAGAAATCGGAGCATTAGAAGAAGAATTTGATAAAGTTCCGATTAATGTTTTAAAAGAACACCTTGCTGAAAACTATGATATGAGTGAAGAGAAAGTTGATTCTATTTTAAAGCAACTTAAAAGCAAAGGACTTATATACGAGCCACGTAATGGCCTTGTAAAAAGACTTGAAAATTAA